One stretch of Bradyrhizobium canariense DNA includes these proteins:
- a CDS encoding ABC transporter ATP-binding protein, which translates to MFAHSTIVQMHQVSKRFGDLVALEDVSVELNSGEIHAIIGENGAGKSTLMRILGGHFAADAGTLVINGATIEIKRAHQGYRASVGFVEQEGGLIDEMTGAENLILAERGGFWSDTPSASKRLRLLAETFDTEIATDVPVVSLAMGQRQRLEILIVLALGARILILDEPTASLSVDDAKALGGIMREFTRTGGAIFYISHKLNEVRDVADRISVMRRGKLVSTYAARNTTVTALAADMVGDVVRSRSSSGSIAEAAPTDLIKVALGARDEIAFEGPKVEVCRLSGVSAPARYKSEAGLSDVNLTVFSGEIVGIAGVVGSGQTTLAEVMAGLVQLTSGYIRQKNNGSVAYIPENRHRDALALSLSIQDNLLVHLQSRPEFLRGLWFRHANVRRHVDGILNRFRIRGAKAETLVRMLSGGNQQKVVVGRELDKTPSLVVAHNPFRGLDVRAIQDVRDSMFDACRAGSGVVMISSDLDELVQSCHRIVVLFSGRVVGEVDLHKDGLHALGGMMGGIEYDRVG; encoded by the coding sequence ATGTTTGCGCATAGCACGATCGTCCAAATGCACCAGGTCTCAAAGCGATTTGGCGATTTGGTCGCGCTCGAAGATGTGAGTGTGGAACTCAATTCAGGTGAAATTCATGCCATCATTGGAGAGAATGGAGCCGGAAAATCCACGTTAATGCGAATTCTCGGCGGGCATTTTGCGGCAGACGCCGGAACGCTGGTTATCAACGGTGCGACGATTGAGATCAAACGAGCTCATCAAGGCTATCGCGCCAGTGTTGGATTTGTTGAACAAGAGGGCGGTCTGATCGATGAGATGACCGGCGCGGAAAATCTCATCTTAGCCGAGCGTGGCGGGTTTTGGTCTGATACACCGTCGGCGTCGAAGCGTCTAAGGCTCCTCGCAGAAACGTTCGACACCGAGATCGCTACTGACGTTCCGGTGGTATCTTTAGCGATGGGCCAACGCCAGCGCTTGGAGATATTAATTGTCCTCGCTTTAGGCGCCCGAATTTTGATCCTTGACGAGCCTACCGCCTCGCTTTCCGTGGATGACGCTAAAGCTCTCGGCGGGATCATGCGAGAATTTACGCGAACGGGTGGAGCAATATTCTATATTAGCCATAAGCTGAACGAAGTGCGTGACGTTGCAGATCGTATATCAGTAATGCGTCGCGGCAAGTTGGTTTCGACTTATGCCGCTCGCAACACAACCGTAACTGCATTAGCTGCCGACATGGTAGGGGATGTTGTCCGGTCCCGATCGTCATCCGGATCGATCGCTGAGGCAGCTCCGACTGACTTAATTAAAGTAGCGTTGGGAGCGAGAGACGAAATAGCGTTTGAGGGTCCAAAAGTAGAAGTTTGTCGTTTGTCCGGCGTCTCAGCGCCTGCTCGTTATAAATCAGAGGCAGGCTTATCCGATGTCAATCTCACGGTCTTTTCCGGGGAGATCGTGGGCATTGCGGGGGTTGTCGGAAGCGGTCAGACGACTTTAGCAGAAGTTATGGCTGGTTTGGTTCAGCTTACCTCGGGCTACATTCGTCAAAAAAACAACGGTTCCGTAGCCTACATTCCAGAAAATCGTCACCGTGATGCGCTCGCGTTGTCCCTGAGCATCCAAGATAATCTTCTCGTTCACTTACAGAGCCGGCCCGAATTCTTACGCGGTCTTTGGTTCCGTCACGCTAACGTCAGGCGTCACGTCGACGGAATTCTAAACAGATTTAGAATTCGCGGCGCCAAAGCGGAAACCCTTGTTCGGATGCTTTCGGGAGGAAATCAACAGAAGGTTGTGGTTGGTAGAGAGCTGGACAAAACGCCATCGTTAGTCGTGGCGCATAACCCTTTTCGAGGGCTCGATGTGCGCGCTATTCAAGATGTTAGAGATTCAATGTTTGATGCTTGTAGAGCCGGATCCGGCGTCGTTATGATTAGCTCAGACCTTGATGAACTGGTTCAGAGTTGCCACCGCATAGTCGTGCTTTTCTCCGGTCGAGTCGTTGGCGAGGTGGATCTTCATAAAGATGGACTTCATGCTCTAGGTGGAATGATGGGAGGCATCGAATATGATCGCGTCGGATAG
- a CDS encoding BMP family lipoprotein, with protein sequence MTFPFNSISYAVCRAAVISALAVISSPSLAQEAAASKQVTIGLIEEARPDVNPWAVAWHESVEAMKRKDPSLKVIETYDAFDPVRAEPVARQMIDAGVNVVGLTTFVLTDVAKNLSTDFPKVPMVAATFGVTRQPNLSSVTASYLEIGYANCWLLTKLSKDGRLGVVGAKKAPFETEQLEGCKLGATAANPSAQITLVNTNSFTDTQANREQVKSLLDQGIQNIFLISGTSDLVGGLRLCESSKAHCALIGGDRRWAPTATVTNVMLDFGVVLADLVDQQRTGIIKAKSFDLTFGNGGLKVPDFKGIDAVNPELEKGFQAMVADLASEKISLPDSKSHPGMR encoded by the coding sequence ATGACATTTCCTTTTAATTCGATATCGTATGCCGTTTGTCGGGCAGCGGTTATTTCTGCCTTAGCTGTTATTTCTTCACCTTCGTTGGCTCAGGAAGCCGCAGCGAGCAAGCAAGTAACTATCGGACTCATTGAAGAGGCGCGTCCGGATGTTAATCCATGGGCTGTCGCATGGCATGAATCCGTCGAGGCTATGAAACGGAAGGATCCGTCTCTAAAAGTAATCGAAACTTATGATGCATTTGATCCGGTGCGTGCAGAACCGGTAGCCCGCCAAATGATCGATGCGGGAGTCAACGTCGTAGGTCTTACAACTTTCGTGCTGACCGATGTCGCAAAGAATCTGTCTACAGACTTTCCCAAGGTGCCGATGGTTGCGGCAACATTCGGAGTTACGCGTCAGCCAAATCTTTCGTCTGTGACCGCGAGTTATCTGGAGATCGGCTACGCGAATTGCTGGCTACTGACGAAGCTCTCCAAGGACGGCCGTCTCGGTGTTGTGGGTGCAAAAAAAGCGCCGTTTGAAACGGAGCAGTTGGAGGGATGCAAGCTCGGTGCTACGGCGGCCAACCCATCCGCCCAAATTACCCTAGTCAACACCAACAGCTTTACGGATACGCAAGCAAACAGAGAACAGGTCAAATCGCTTTTAGATCAAGGGATTCAGAATATTTTCCTGATTTCCGGGACTTCTGACTTGGTAGGTGGGCTTCGACTCTGTGAATCAAGTAAAGCACATTGCGCTCTAATCGGAGGAGATCGTCGCTGGGCCCCCACGGCTACGGTGACCAACGTTATGCTGGATTTCGGCGTCGTTCTGGCCGATCTTGTCGATCAACAACGTACGGGCATTATTAAAGCAAAATCGTTCGATCTTACATTCGGAAACGGCGGTCTAAAAGTTCCCGACTTCAAAGGGATTGATGCAGTAAATCCTGAACTTGAAAAGGGCTTCCAGGCTATGGTTGCCGACCTCGCATCGGAGAAGATTTCTCTGCCGGACAGCAAGTCTCATCCGGGCATGCGCTGA
- the npdG gene encoding NADPH-dependent F420 reductase, which produces MSDKRTIAIIGGTGDLGSGLAKCWASAGHKIIVGSRSKEKAAAVCSQIGPNATAADYVEATRSSSLVVLAVPYSMHAIVLEDLKHELKGKILIDAVVPLVPPKVSVVQLPSTGSAALSAQAILGETVRVVAAFHNVGAAKLQAGNRVDCDVLVFGNDRDAKSIVIDLAGEIGNRGIDGGGLANSAAAEALTSVLISINRTYKVAGAGIRITGLA; this is translated from the coding sequence ATGAGCGATAAGAGAACGATTGCCATAATAGGCGGCACGGGCGACCTCGGATCGGGGCTTGCAAAGTGTTGGGCGTCAGCGGGCCACAAAATCATTGTCGGTTCTCGGTCGAAAGAAAAAGCCGCTGCTGTCTGTTCCCAAATCGGACCAAACGCCACAGCGGCAGATTATGTTGAAGCGACGAGAAGTTCATCGTTGGTCGTGTTAGCCGTTCCGTATTCCATGCATGCGATTGTCTTGGAAGATCTTAAGCACGAGCTTAAAGGTAAGATACTGATTGATGCCGTAGTCCCGCTAGTTCCTCCAAAAGTCTCGGTCGTTCAGTTGCCGTCAACTGGATCCGCAGCCTTATCGGCTCAAGCAATATTAGGAGAGACTGTAAGAGTTGTTGCAGCCTTTCATAATGTAGGAGCAGCGAAACTCCAAGCCGGCAACCGAGTCGATTGCGATGTGCTGGTTTTTGGAAATGACAGAGACGCGAAGAGTATTGTAATCGATCTCGCGGGCGAAATCGGAAACCGCGGTATTGACGGGGGCGGCTTGGCAAATTCTGCAGCGGCTGAAGCGCTGACCTCCGTTTTGATTAGCATCAATCGGACCTATAAGGTCGCAGGGGCAGGAATCCGAATTACGGGGCTTGCTTAG
- a CDS encoding helix-turn-helix domain-containing protein has protein sequence MKSLAWNVRRRRTERGWSQEKLAGKCKSEQQSVSLIESGRANPTVMMVESIANALDVPFTDLFEAPPRLRRSNSPAK, from the coding sequence GTGAAATCGCTGGCATGGAACGTCCGTCGCCGGCGAACAGAGCGGGGCTGGAGTCAGGAAAAACTAGCGGGCAAATGCAAGAGTGAACAGCAGTCGGTCAGCCTCATTGAAAGTGGCCGGGCAAATCCCACCGTAATGATGGTCGAAAGCATCGCCAACGCACTCGACGTTCCCTTCACGGACCTGTTCGAAGCGCCTCCTCGTCTCCGGCGCTCGAACAGCCCGGCGAAATGA
- a CDS encoding alpha/beta fold hydrolase encodes MEHLTVHANGAAFHVVRTGRGRPLLLLHGWPEFWLTWEPVMTRLADRFTLLAPDLRGFGDSDKPDGPFGPDQHAADMLALLDALDLPQVGIVGHDVGGAVMQPLARNAPERIAGLFFFDFVYPGIGPRMAEPERLNNIWYQSFHQMEMAPALVGATRESCRLYIGHFLKTWSHRKHAFDGVLDAFTDNFLKPGNLAGGFAHYRASHAGRVRMMKGEAPDLPPIDLPTCIRWAEHDPLFPYAWTDRLGETFSIVDVAPFRDVGHFPHREDPDRAAAEIAMFFGRIGWS; translated from the coding sequence ATGGAGCACTTGACGGTTCATGCCAATGGAGCGGCCTTCCATGTCGTGCGGACCGGCCGGGGACGCCCGCTCCTTTTGCTGCACGGCTGGCCCGAATTCTGGCTCACCTGGGAGCCGGTCATGACCCGGCTCGCCGATCGCTTCACGCTGCTGGCGCCGGACCTGCGCGGTTTCGGCGACAGCGACAAGCCCGATGGGCCGTTCGGACCGGACCAGCATGCCGCGGACATGCTGGCGCTGCTCGATGCGCTTGATCTGCCGCAAGTCGGCATCGTCGGGCACGACGTCGGCGGCGCGGTGATGCAGCCGCTGGCGCGAAACGCGCCGGAACGGATCGCCGGATTGTTTTTCTTCGACTTCGTCTATCCCGGCATCGGACCGCGAATGGCCGAGCCCGAGCGGCTCAACAATATCTGGTATCAGTCGTTCCACCAGATGGAGATGGCGCCCGCTTTGGTGGGCGCGACGCGCGAAAGCTGCCGCCTCTACATCGGACATTTCCTGAAAACCTGGTCGCACCGCAAGCACGCGTTCGACGGCGTGCTTGACGCCTTCACCGATAATTTCCTCAAGCCTGGCAACCTTGCCGGCGGATTCGCGCATTACCGCGCGTCGCATGCCGGCCGGGTCAGGATGATGAAGGGCGAGGCGCCAGATTTGCCGCCGATCGATCTGCCGACCTGCATCCGCTGGGCCGAGCATGATCCATTGTTTCCTTACGCCTGGACCGATCGCCTGGGCGAGACCTTCTCCATAGTCGACGTCGCGCCCTTCAGGGACGTTGGACATTTTCCGCATCGCGAGGATCCCGACCGCGCAGCCGCGGAGATCGCGATGTTCTTTGGACGTATCGGCTGGAGTTGA
- a CDS encoding ROK family protein produces the protein MAEDIVTTTGIARHGATRLPSVDVDSFNIELKNDEGFLGDRASKGAFRKILDTLRKPLKKNGDDPLGDKAAEAIAKSTLDEALVGDDVQAAALVHGAIEEFAQELAHVTRRFLKTKAWADTERIVVGGGFRQSRVGELAIARTDIILKAEDFKIDLVPIRFHPDDAGLIGTLHLAPSWIFEAHDSILAVDIGGTNIRCGVVETRWKKAPDLSKATVWKSELWRHADDEPTREGAVKRLVKMLKDLIAEAETEGLKLAPFIGIACPGVINEDGSIEKGAQNLPGNWESSKFNLPASLVEAIPQIGDHDTAVLMHNDGVAQGLSEVPFMQDVEHWGVLTIGTGLGNARFTNRRKENGKDKEDKKAKDKDDKDEKKAKKSKD, from the coding sequence ATGGCTGAAGACATCGTAACGACCACGGGCATCGCCCGTCATGGCGCAACCCGTCTGCCGTCCGTGGACGTGGACAGCTTCAATATCGAGCTGAAAAACGACGAGGGTTTTCTCGGCGACCGCGCCAGCAAGGGCGCCTTCCGCAAGATCCTCGATACGCTGCGCAAGCCGTTGAAGAAAAATGGCGACGATCCCCTCGGCGACAAGGCCGCCGAAGCGATCGCCAAGAGCACCCTCGACGAAGCGCTGGTGGGCGACGACGTGCAGGCGGCGGCACTGGTGCACGGCGCGATCGAGGAGTTCGCGCAGGAGCTGGCTCATGTGACGCGGCGGTTTCTCAAGACCAAGGCCTGGGCCGATACCGAGCGCATCGTGGTCGGCGGCGGGTTTCGGCAGAGCCGGGTCGGCGAACTCGCCATCGCGCGCACCGATATCATTCTCAAGGCCGAAGACTTCAAGATCGATCTGGTGCCGATCCGTTTTCACCCTGACGATGCCGGCCTGATCGGCACGCTGCATCTGGCGCCATCGTGGATTTTCGAAGCGCATGACAGCATCCTCGCGGTCGATATAGGCGGCACCAATATCCGCTGCGGCGTAGTTGAAACGCGCTGGAAGAAAGCGCCTGACCTGTCGAAGGCCACGGTGTGGAAATCCGAGCTGTGGCGGCATGCCGACGATGAGCCGACGCGCGAAGGCGCGGTGAAGCGGCTGGTCAAGATGCTGAAGGATCTGATCGCGGAGGCCGAAACCGAAGGGCTGAAACTCGCGCCGTTCATCGGGATCGCCTGTCCCGGCGTGATCAACGAAGACGGTTCGATCGAGAAGGGCGCGCAGAACCTGCCGGGCAATTGGGAGAGCAGTAAATTCAATCTGCCGGCGAGCCTGGTCGAGGCGATTCCGCAGATCGGCGATCACGACACGGCGGTGCTGATGCACAATGACGGCGTGGCGCAGGGCCTCTCCGAAGTGCCGTTCATGCAGGACGTCGAACATTGGGGTGTGCTGACCATCGGCACCGGGTTAGGCAATGCCCGCTTTACCAACCGCAGGAAAGAGAACGGCAAGGACAAGGAAGACAAGAAGGCCAAAGACAAAGACGACAAGGACGAGAAGAAAGCCAAGAAAAGCAAGGATTAA
- the rplU gene encoding 50S ribosomal protein L21 — MFAVIKTGGRQYRVVPDDVLEVGKIAGDVGTIVQLGEVLLVGGDSPVLGTPTVAGASVAAEVLLHKRGPKVISFKKRRRKNSKRKRGYRDEITVLRITEILTNDNKPTVGPRPKREKVVVAPEGDDDEPKAAKKKAPAKKTVARAAAKLAAKKAPAAKGESDKK, encoded by the coding sequence ATGTTCGCAGTCATCAAAACCGGCGGCCGGCAATACCGTGTCGTTCCGGATGATGTGCTCGAGGTAGGCAAGATCGCCGGCGATGTCGGAACGATCGTGCAGCTTGGTGAAGTTCTCCTGGTCGGCGGCGATTCGCCGGTGCTTGGCACCCCCACGGTTGCCGGTGCCTCGGTTGCAGCCGAAGTGCTGCTCCACAAGCGCGGCCCCAAGGTCATTTCGTTCAAGAAGCGCCGCCGCAAGAATTCGAAGCGCAAGCGCGGCTATCGCGACGAGATCACGGTGCTTCGCATCACCGAGATTCTGACCAACGACAACAAGCCGACCGTCGGCCCGCGTCCGAAGCGGGAAAAGGTTGTTGTCGCGCCCGAGGGCGACGACGACGAACCAAAGGCTGCGAAGAAAAAAGCGCCCGCGAAGAAAACGGTCGCCAGGGCCGCAGCCAAACTGGCGGCAAAGAAGGCTCCGGCCGCGAAAGGCGAGAGCGATAAAAAGTGA
- the rpmA gene encoding 50S ribosomal protein L27, giving the protein MAHKKAGGSSRNGRDSAGKRLGIKAYGGEHVIPGNIIARQRGTTWHPGLNVGMGTDHTLFAKIEGRVEFRAKANGRTFISVVPMTEAAAE; this is encoded by the coding sequence ATGGCTCACAAAAAAGCAGGCGGTTCATCGCGTAACGGTCGTGATTCGGCGGGCAAACGCCTTGGGATCAAGGCCTACGGTGGCGAACATGTGATCCCCGGCAACATCATTGCGCGCCAGCGCGGCACCACATGGCATCCCGGCCTTAATGTCGGCATGGGCACGGACCATACTCTCTTCGCCAAGATCGAAGGTCGTGTCGAGTTTCGTGCAAAAGCCAATGGCCGCACTTTCATATCGGTAGTTCCGATGACGGAAGCCGCGGCCGAGTAA
- a CDS encoding GNAT family N-acetyltransferase: MLQDIPTPTLREARSCVLETERLTLRRPTLADVKAIANLANDRRIAENTRRLPHPYLQEHAVEFVRAMADGQRETVFLIENNYTPIGVVGIDWRAPDAPELGYWLGVEHWGQGFGTEAARAVIDFTFEEFDAEQLISGARVANPASRNILEKCGFQWSGVELHRFEALGSSTPVDCFRLSRGVWSSLKSWGNSTRRER; this comes from the coding sequence ATGCTGCAGGACATCCCAACCCCGACATTACGCGAGGCGAGAAGTTGCGTCCTCGAGACCGAACGGCTGACGCTGCGCAGGCCGACGCTCGCGGACGTAAAAGCGATTGCAAATCTCGCCAATGACCGCCGCATTGCGGAGAATACCCGCCGCTTGCCGCATCCCTATCTGCAAGAGCATGCCGTGGAGTTCGTCCGCGCGATGGCCGATGGCCAACGCGAGACCGTGTTCCTGATCGAGAACAATTACACACCGATCGGCGTTGTCGGCATCGATTGGCGCGCGCCGGACGCGCCGGAACTTGGCTACTGGCTCGGCGTCGAGCACTGGGGCCAGGGTTTTGGCACCGAGGCCGCGCGCGCGGTGATCGACTTCACCTTCGAGGAGTTCGATGCCGAGCAACTGATCTCCGGCGCCCGCGTCGCCAATCCTGCGTCGCGCAACATCCTGGAGAAATGCGGCTTCCAGTGGAGCGGCGTCGAGCTGCATCGCTTCGAGGCGCTGGGATCGTCGACGCCGGTCGACTGCTTCCGCCTGTCGCGCGGCGTCTGGTCGTCGCTGAAGAGCTGGGGCAATTCGACGCGGCGTGAGCGGTAG
- a CDS encoding DMT family transporter, whose translation MTLFAKISTHNDERSARLAGIGLMLLSIFMFSFGDALGKFMVATYSVGQLLWLRACAALIVLAPMIWRNRNAFTHLERPWLQLLRVVLSTLEVAAFFLATVYLPLADVITYYLACPIFVTALSAIVLRERVGWRRWSAILIGFCGVLIALRPSSQTVSWPALIALGGSTSFAVLMLITRSLRATPDIVLASSQFAGTFLLGALLSPIGWVTPDLGSLGLFAAAGCISVSALLCVNRSLKLAPASVVVPYQYSMIVWAVMFGYAVFGDVPSTATIIGASIIIGAGLYIFLRERDLGRRETAVSPPV comes from the coding sequence ATGACTTTGTTCGCGAAAATATCGACCCACAATGACGAGCGCTCGGCGCGGCTTGCCGGCATCGGATTGATGCTGCTGTCGATCTTCATGTTCTCGTTCGGCGACGCCCTGGGAAAGTTCATGGTCGCGACCTATTCGGTCGGGCAATTGCTGTGGCTGCGCGCCTGTGCGGCGCTGATCGTGCTGGCGCCGATGATATGGCGGAATCGCAACGCCTTCACGCACCTGGAACGGCCATGGCTGCAATTGCTTCGGGTCGTGCTCTCGACGCTCGAAGTCGCAGCCTTTTTTCTGGCGACGGTCTATCTGCCGCTGGCCGACGTCATCACCTATTATCTGGCTTGTCCGATTTTCGTCACCGCGCTGTCGGCAATCGTGTTGCGCGAGCGCGTCGGATGGCGGCGCTGGAGCGCGATCCTGATCGGCTTCTGCGGCGTGCTGATCGCGCTGCGTCCCTCATCGCAGACGGTCAGCTGGCCGGCGCTGATCGCGCTCGGCGGCAGCACATCATTTGCCGTGCTGATGCTGATCACCCGCTCGCTGCGGGCGACGCCGGATATCGTGCTGGCGTCGTCGCAATTCGCAGGCACCTTTCTGCTCGGTGCGCTGCTGTCGCCGATCGGCTGGGTGACGCCTGATCTCGGCAGCCTCGGTCTGTTCGCCGCCGCCGGCTGCATTTCGGTGAGCGCATTGTTGTGCGTCAATCGGTCGCTGAAGCTCGCGCCGGCGAGCGTCGTGGTGCCGTATCAATATTCAATGATCGTCTGGGCCGTGATGTTCGGATACGCCGTGTTCGGCGATGTGCCGTCGACGGCGACGATCATCGGCGCCTCCATCATCATCGGCGCCGGGCTTTACATCTTCCTGCGCGAGCGGGATCTGGGACGCCGGGAGACAGCGGTTAGCCCGCCGGTGTAA
- a CDS encoding MaoC family dehydratase, which translates to MTDFDPAEHRMVPQQRWFEDFVVGERFVIPSRTMTSGVFAAFQTASGDTHPVHYDVEYCRARGMPNLLAHGFQTLVHTAPGAGLFPYMVEESLVGFLEQSSRFLKPVYADDTIYPALEVTELTAGRTTGTVTLRSTVFNQRRELVLEGLQKFLIRRRPALA; encoded by the coding sequence ATGACCGACTTCGATCCCGCCGAGCATCGCATGGTGCCGCAACAACGCTGGTTCGAGGATTTCGTGGTCGGCGAGCGTTTCGTGATCCCGAGCCGCACCATGACTTCAGGGGTGTTCGCCGCGTTTCAGACTGCGAGCGGCGACACCCATCCGGTGCATTACGACGTCGAATATTGCCGCGCCCGCGGGATGCCGAACCTGCTCGCCCATGGTTTCCAGACGCTGGTCCACACCGCGCCGGGCGCAGGTCTGTTTCCGTACATGGTGGAGGAATCGCTGGTCGGCTTTCTCGAGCAGTCGAGCCGGTTCCTAAAACCCGTCTACGCCGACGACACCATTTATCCCGCGCTCGAGGTAACGGAACTGACCGCCGGCCGCACCACGGGCACCGTGACCCTGCGCAGCACGGTGTTCAACCAGCGCCGCGAGCTTGTGCTGGAAGGCTTGCAGAAATTCCTGATCCGCCGGCGGCCAGCCCTGGCATAG